Proteins from one Thermosipho japonicus genomic window:
- the ablA gene encoding lysine 2,3-aminomutase — MRNYKEIPLWKNVSEEEWNDWKWQIRNRITDVDTLKQVINLTPEEEDGIRNSLKTLRMAITPYYASLMDPDNPKCPIRRQAVPTVKELEVKPWDMVDPLHEDEDSPVPGLTHRYPDRVLLLVTDMCAMYCRHCTRRRFAGQHDRARTKKEIDAAIEYIRETPQVRDVLLSGGDALLAGIDMLEYILKELRKIKHVEIIRIGSRAPVVIPQIVTKELTDMLKKYHPIWLNTHFNHPKEITPESSRACEMLADAGIPLGNQSVLLRGVNDSPYIMMELVHQLVKIRVRPYYLYQCDLSQGISHFRTSIGTGLRIIESLIGHTSGFCVPTYVVDAPAGGGKIRLMPEYLISYSDKTAILRNYEGVIVAYHEPEDTESDVDDSEYRKKYKLSGIASLYDSKKISMEPAHLERHERIRKWKEKRGEKK, encoded by the coding sequence ATGAGAAATTACAAAGAAATTCCACTTTGGAAAAACGTTAGCGAAGAAGAATGGAACGATTGGAAATGGCAAATAAGAAACAGAATTACCGATGTTGACACATTAAAACAAGTAATTAACTTAACACCTGAAGAAGAAGATGGAATAAGAAACAGTTTAAAAACACTCAGAATGGCAATAACTCCATATTATGCATCATTAATGGATCCAGATAATCCAAAATGTCCTATCAGAAGACAAGCTGTACCCACTGTAAAAGAGCTCGAAGTAAAACCGTGGGATATGGTGGATCCTTTGCATGAAGATGAAGATTCTCCTGTACCAGGACTCACCCACAGATATCCCGATAGAGTTTTGCTCCTTGTAACTGATATGTGTGCAATGTACTGTAGACACTGCACCAGAAGAAGATTTGCCGGTCAACACGATAGAGCAAGAACAAAAAAAGAAATAGATGCAGCAATTGAATACATAAGAGAAACGCCACAGGTTAGGGATGTTCTACTCTCTGGTGGTGACGCATTACTTGCTGGAATTGATATGCTCGAATATATTTTAAAGGAACTAAGGAAAATAAAACATGTTGAAATTATTAGAATTGGCTCGAGAGCTCCCGTTGTTATTCCACAAATAGTAACAAAAGAGTTAACTGATATGTTAAAAAAATATCACCCAATATGGCTCAATACGCACTTTAACCATCCAAAAGAAATTACACCTGAAAGCTCCAGAGCATGTGAAATGCTAGCAGATGCTGGTATTCCACTTGGAAATCAATCTGTTTTACTCCGTGGAGTAAACGATAGTCCATATATCATGATGGAACTTGTACACCAACTTGTAAAAATAAGAGTAAGGCCGTATTATCTATACCAGTGTGATCTTTCACAGGGAATTTCACATTTTAGAACATCTATTGGAACAGGCCTTAGAATAATTGAAAGTTTAATAGGACACACCTCCGGTTTTTGTGTTCCTACATACGTTGTAGATGCTCCCGCAGGTGGTGGAAAAATCCGCCTTATGCCAGAATACCTTATTTCTTATTCTGATAAAACAGCAATCCTTAGAAACTATGAAGGTGTTATCGTAGCATATCATGAACCTGAAGACACTGAAAGTGACGTCGATGACAGTGAATACAGAAAGAAATACAAATTAAGTGGTATTGCTTCATTATACGATAGCAAAAAAATCTCAATGGAGCCTGCTCACCTTGAAAGACATGAAAGAATTAGAAAATGGAAAGAAAAAAGAGGTGAAAAAAAGTGA
- a CDS encoding MaoC/PaaZ C-terminal domain-containing protein yields MKYSDLKVGDTYEKFQVVEDQHVVSFAQITGDKNPVHLDEEYAKNSVFGGRIAHGILLLGYISAVLGMEFPGPGTIYMSQNAKFLKPVYIGEKIKIVVKIVEKDDNKKRAKLLTNIYKESGELAVEGEAMVSLKFL; encoded by the coding sequence GTGAAATATTCCGATTTAAAAGTCGGGGATACATATGAAAAATTTCAGGTTGTTGAAGATCAACATGTTGTAAGTTTTGCTCAAATAACTGGAGATAAAAATCCTGTACATCTTGATGAAGAATACGCAAAAAATTCAGTTTTTGGTGGTAGAATTGCTCATGGAATTTTACTTCTTGGATATATATCTGCAGTTCTTGGAATGGAATTCCCAGGTCCTGGAACAATTTACATGTCTCAAAATGCCAAATTTTTAAAACCAGTTTATATTGGTGAAAAAATAAAGATAGTAGTTAAAATTGTAGAAAAGGATGATAATAAAAAGAGAGCAAAACTTTTAACAAATATATATAAAGAATCTGGAGAACTTGCAGTAGAAGGGGAGGCTATGGTGTCATTGAAATTTCTATGA
- a CDS encoding MutS-related protein: MNTGFDYIRKQLDFSSPLGKKAFENIKIMNNKEEIEKSLQAIEVFNNIEEKNIEKIKQILSHIQDIEETIKKLNFEYTLDEIELFQIKVFSIFSQDLFKLLNILEIYNIFNLENIEEVIKILDPRGERLPTFYIYEEYDKNLKEIRKIKESENDESKLLEILSKEKEIEREICEQLSKKLHKFSNKLLKNFQIISFLDLSISKYELSKKINLKMPQINRSFEIIYEKLFNPEVENLLNERGKKFQKIDITLNPGTQIITGANMGGKTVLLRTIALSQMMFQMGFYVPAEFSKLPIFDEIFFVSGDFQNIKLGLSSFAAEMEIINNIYNEIKSGKKILILLDEPARTTNPTEGSAIVKTISNLFNKENVICVISTHFDNVIDKKMRHLRIKGLKDVEKIDTSKDIQDYFDYSIEEVQLYNPPKEALKILKILKIDNDIVSKVEEVLTDEKQIRS; the protein is encoded by the coding sequence ATGAATACAGGTTTTGACTACATAAGAAAACAATTAGATTTTTCATCACCACTTGGCAAAAAAGCATTTGAAAACATAAAAATAATGAATAACAAGGAAGAAATTGAAAAAAGTCTTCAAGCAATTGAAGTTTTTAATAACATTGAAGAAAAAAACATTGAAAAAATCAAACAAATTCTTTCACACATTCAAGATATAGAAGAAACAATTAAAAAGCTAAATTTTGAATACACTCTCGATGAAATTGAGCTTTTCCAAATAAAAGTTTTTTCAATATTTTCACAGGACTTGTTTAAATTACTTAATATTTTAGAAATTTACAATATTTTCAATTTGGAAAATATTGAAGAGGTTATAAAAATACTTGATCCACGCGGTGAAAGACTTCCTACATTTTACATATATGAAGAGTACGATAAAAATCTAAAAGAGATAAGAAAAATAAAAGAAAGTGAAAATGATGAAAGTAAATTACTTGAAATCCTTTCAAAAGAAAAAGAAATTGAAAGAGAAATTTGTGAACAACTATCTAAAAAACTACATAAATTTTCAAATAAACTCCTTAAAAATTTTCAAATAATTTCATTTCTTGATTTATCTATTTCTAAGTATGAATTATCTAAAAAAATAAACTTAAAAATGCCACAGATAAACAGGTCTTTTGAAATAATATATGAAAAATTATTCAACCCTGAGGTTGAAAATTTATTAAATGAGCGAGGAAAAAAATTCCAAAAAATTGATATTACTTTGAATCCAGGAACTCAGATAATAACAGGAGCAAATATGGGAGGCAAAACTGTACTTTTAAGAACCATTGCACTATCCCAGATGATGTTTCAAATGGGGTTCTACGTTCCAGCCGAATTTTCTAAACTTCCAATTTTTGATGAAATTTTCTTTGTTTCTGGAGATTTTCAAAATATAAAACTTGGACTTTCTTCCTTTGCAGCCGAAATGGAAATAATAAATAACATATATAATGAAATAAAAAGCGGCAAAAAAATACTTATCCTTTTAGACGAACCTGCAAGGACAACAAATCCAACTGAAGGTAGTGCTATTGTAAAAACCATATCAAATCTTTTCAACAAAGAAAATGTTATCTGCGTAATTTCAACACATTTTGATAATGTTATCGACAAAAAAATGAGGCATTTAAGGATCAAAGGACTAAAGGATGTTGAAAAAATAGACACAAGCAAAGATATTCAGGACTATTTCGATTATTCAATTGAAGAAGTTCAGCTTTATAACCCACCAAAAGAAGCTTTAAAGATACTTAAAATTTTAAAAATAGATAATGATATAGTTTCTAAAGTTGAGGAGGTATTAACTGATGAAAAGCAAATTAGGTCTTGA